The region CATCACCAGCGCCGGTTTGTCGCGCAGCGGCGAGCGTTGCAGCAAATCCGCCTGGCCGTAGTTAACCTGAATGGCGTCCGGCCGGGCGGCGATCAGGCTGCCCATGACCCGTTCGATATCTTCCAGGCCGATTAAAAAATCCGGTTCATTGGCGATGCCGTGGTCGATCGCCACATCGAGGCATTTGCCGTCATTAAACAGCCGGTTCATCCGTACCTTACTGCTGAGCTGCATGTCAGATCCTCCTGAAAATAGGGATATATCCAGTATCGCTGAGTAAGCATGGGCATGAAATGGGGAAACCGCAAACTGCGCGCTCGCTCGCACATTTGCTGAGAAACCGCCGTGCCATTTTTCATTGCTGCGGGCGTGAACTGCGGCTGAGCGCAGTAAAGGACGCGGTCGGCTGATGGTCTTTGCGTCATTTGTTAGATCCGTGTCATGTTTTTGTTACTTGGTCATTCCAAAACGCATGTTTCGCTTGTTTGAGTTAAAAAGTTTCAATAATCTCAATTATGAAATAAACATTTGATAATGACGCGATAACGTTACTGCTCTGTGAGAAGGTTTATTTCAATATATTGTTTTTATTCTATTTTGAGATATTGATCAAAATTTTACACACCGCCCGAATACGCAGAAAAAGCGGTAAATCTGCCGTATCAAAGGGATAACACCGACCGGATTGTTGTTTGAATGTAAAAAATATTTTTCATTAGCTGTCAAATCAACAGGCCTCTTCATTCTAACGATTAAAGGGTACAGAACATGAAGCTGAAGAAACTGATCGTCACCTCGGTACTGATGTGCATGTTGCCGGCCAGCGTGTTGGCAAAAGACATCAAGATCGGCGTTTCAATGGCTTATTTCGATGACAACTTCCTCACCATCCTGCGCCAGTCAATGCAGAACAAAATGAAGGCGGACGGCAACGTCAGCGGCCAGTTTGAAGATGCCAAAGGGGATATTGCCCAGCAAATTCAACAGGTCGAAAACTTTGTCAGTCAGGGCGTCGACGCCATCATCCTCAACCCGGTCGATACCCAGGGCGTGAAACCGATGATCAAACTGGCGGAAAGCGCCAAGATCCCATTGGTGTTCGTTAACCGTCGCCCGGAAGTCACGCTGCCGGCGGGCATGGCCTACGTGGGCTCAGACTCCAAACTGGCCGGTAAGCTGCAGATGGAAGAGTTGGCCAAGCAAATGAACGGCAAGGGCAACGTGATGATCCTGATGGGCGAACTGTCCACTGAAGCGACCCGCGACCGTACGCGCGGCGTGGAAGAGGTGGCGGCCAAATATCCCGACATCAAAATCCTCGACAAACAAACCGCCAAGTGGGGCCGTAAAGAAGCCGTCGACATTACCACCGACTGGGTGCTGACCGGTCAGAAGATTGATGCCATTGCCTCCAATAACGACGAAATGGCCATCGGCGCGATCCTGGCGCTGAAGCAGGCGAAGAAAACCGGCGTGCTGGTGGCCGGCGTTGACGGCACTCCGGACGCGTTGGAGTTCATCAAGAAGGGCGATCTGGCGTTGAGCGTATTCCAGGACGCCAAAGGACAGGGCGAGGGCGCAGTGCAAACCGCCATTCAGCTGGTTAAGGGCGAGAAGGTGGAAAGCAATGTCCTGATCCCGTATCAGTTGATTACCAAGGCCAATTATCAGGAATTTGCCGACAAGAACAGAAAATAAGCGTTAAAGCAGTGCGGTTGTATCCTTTGCCGTATTTACCCGGTAGACGGCGGTAAATACGGCAGGGATGCATTGACGAACGGCGGAGGTTATCGGTATGTATCCTTATGTTCTTGAGGCTGAAGGCATCAGTAAGCAGTTCCCCGGCGTGAAGGCGTTGGATAAGGTCTCAATTAAAATCAAACCAGGCAGCGTACACGCGTTAATGGGGGAGAACGGCGCGGGAAAATCCACGCTGATGAAATGTTTAATCGGTATTTATCACCCCGATGAAGGCACCATTAAAATAAAAGGCGAGCCGGTGATCTTCAGCGACACGCTGCAGGCGCTGCATTCGGGCATTTCCATGATTCACCAGGAGCTTAATCTGGTGCCTTACATGACGGTGGCGGAAAACATCTGGCTGGGGCGTGAACCGGTGCGGCTTGGTTTCGTCAATCATGACGAGCTGAACAGGAAAACCCGCGATCTGCTGGCGCGGCTGAACATCAAGTTAAAACCGGAAACCCTGGTCGGCGAACTCAGCATCGCCAGCCAGCAAATGGTGGAGATCGCCAAGGCGGTTTCCTATAACGCAGACGTCCTGATTATGGACGAACCCACCTCGGCGCTGACCGAGAGCGAAGTCGGGCATTTGTTCACCATCATTCGCGAACTGCGCGAACAGGGCAAAGGCATTATTTATATCAGCCACAAGATGGACGAGATTTTTACCATCACCGACGAGGTGAGTATTTTCCGCGACGGCACCTTTATCGCCTGCGATAAAACCGAAAACCTGACCAAACAGTCGCTGATCACCATGATGGTGGGGCGCGAACTGACCCAAATGTTCCCCAAGTTCAACAACAATATCGGCGAGGAAGTGTTGCGGGTCGAAGGGCTGCGGCGTTCGGACTGGTTCCAGGATGTTTCGTTCAGCGTTAAACGCGGCGAGATCCTCGGCGTCGCCGGGCTGGTGGGCGCAGGCCGCAGCGAGGTGATGGAAAGTCTGTTCGGCATGCACCCGGCGGACGGCGGCAACATCTTTATCGAGGGTAAGGCGGCAAAGGTCGATTCCCCGTCGAAGGCCATCGAGCTGGGGCTGGCTTTTCTTACCGAAGATCGCAAAAAGTCCGGGCTGTTTCTGGTGCTGTCGGTGGTCGAGAACATGAGTATCGTCAACCTGTCGGAGTACATCGGCAAGAACGGGTTTGTCAGCCATGTGCAAATGGCCAAAGACTGCATGGAGCAGATTAAAAAGCTCAACATCAAAACCCCGACCATGGATCAAATCATCAATAACCTGAGCGGCGGCAATCAGCAGAAGGTGCTTATCGCTCGCTGGCTGTTGGCTCAGCCGAAAATATTGATTCTCGACGAGCCCACGCGCGGTATCGACGTGGGGGCGAAAGCGGAAATCTATCGCCTGATCAGCGAGCTGGCGAACCGGGGCGTCGCCATTATTTTGGTGTCCTCGGAATTGCCGGAGATCCTCGGCATGAGCGACCGGGTGATGGTCATGCACGGCGGCCGTATTACCGGCATTTTGGATAAAGAAGAAGCGGATCAGGAAAAAATCCTGGCGCTGGCCTCTGAATAACGCAAAGGTGAACCACCATGAGTAATGTAAAAATCGAGAAGCCGCTTGCGGGTAAAGCGCCACTGTTCTCTGGCCTGAGCGGCAAAATGCCGAAAGACACCGGCATCTTTATCGTGATGATCGGCATCGCGCTGATATTCGAAATTCTCGGCTGGTATATTCGCGATCAGTCATTCCTGATGAACCCCAACCGGCTGTTGCTGATCGTACTGCAGGTGGCGATTATCGGCATCATCGCCGTCGGCGTTACCCAGGTCATTATCACTACCGGCATCGATCTTTCATCCGGTTCGCTGATTGCGCTGACGGCGGTGGTGGCGGCCAGTTTGGCGCAAACTTCCGACAGCATTTCACCTATGTACCCGGCACTGCTCGATTTGCCTGCGGCGATCCCGATCGGCGCGGGGATAGGGGTGGGCATCGTGTGCGGTTTCGTCAACGGTTTCCTGATCACCCGTACCGGCATTCCGCCTTTTATCGCCACTCTGGGCATGATGGTGTCGGCGCGCGGCCTGGCGCAGTATTACACCAAGGGTAACCCGGTCAGCTTCCTGTCCGACGGTTTCACCTCGATCGGCCAGGGTGCGATGCCGGTGATCATCTTCCTGGTGATTGCGGTGATTTTCCATATCGCGCTGAAGCACACCCGTTACGGCAAATACATCTATGCCATCGGCGGCAACATGACCTCGGCCCGGGTATCCGGCATCAACGTCAATAAATACCTGGTGACGGTGTATACCATTGCCGGCGGCCTGGCGGGGCTGGCGGGCGTGGTACTGGCGGCGCGCGTCAGCAGCGGCCAGTCGAGCATGGGGATGTCTTACGAACTGGACGCCATCGCCGCGGCGGTGATTGGCGGCAGCAGCCTGATGGGCGGCGTCGGGCGCATTACCGGCACGCTGATCGGCGCGGTGATCCTCGGGCTGATTAAAAGCGGCTTCACCTTTATCGGCGTGGACTCCTACATTCAGGACATTATCAAAGGCGTGATTATCGTCGCTGCCGTGTCGATCGACATGCACCGTAACCGCAAAAAACACTGATTGCCGTGAATTGCCGCCGGAGCAGCCTGTCCGGCGGTATTTTTTTATCTCTGGGGAATCATCATGAAATACTTGAAAAAAATCGTGCTGGTGGCGGCGCTCAGCTGTTCCACCTCGGCGCTGGCGGAAACCATCGGCGTGTCGATGGCCTATTTTGACCAGAACTTCCTGACCATTATCCGCCACTCGATAGACAAAGAAGCCAAGACGCGCGGTATCACCGTGCAGTTCGAAGACGCACGCGGCGACGTTGGCCGCCAGACCGATCAGGTGCAGAGCTTTATCAGTGCCGGCGTGGACGCGATTATTGTCGATCCGGTTAATTCGGCGGGTACGCCGGCCATCACCAAACTGGTGACGAAGGCGGGCATTCCCTTGGTGTACGTGAACCGTACGCCGGGCGACAGCAAGTTGCCTTCCGGCGTGGTGTTTGTCGGTTCCGACGAGAAAGAGTCCGGCACCCTGCAAATGGAAGAGTTGGCGCGCCTGGCGAACTACAAGGGCAACGTCGCGATCATGATCGGCAACCTGACCGACGCCGGTGCGCTGCAACGCACCAAAGACGTGGAGCAGGTGGTCGCGAAGTACCCGAACATGAAGGTAGTGCAGAAGCAAAGCGCCAACTACTCGCGTAGCGAAGGCATGGATTTGATGATGAACTGGGTCACTAACGGCGAACCTATCGATATTGTCGCCGCCAACAACGACGAGATGGCGATTGGCGCGATCATGGCGTTGCAGCAGGCCGGCAAGCGTGACAGCAAGGTGCTGATCGGCGGTATCGACGCCACCCCGGACGGCCTGAAGGCGTTGTCTTCCGGCAAGATGCAGGTGACGGTATTCCAGGACGCCGTCGGCCAGGGCAAAGCCTCGGTCGACGTTGCGCAGCGAATGATCAAAGGCGAAAAACTGGAGCCCTATTATTGGATCCCGTTTGAACTGGTGACGCCGGCCACTATGCAAAAATTCGTGGCGAAGCAGTAATAGGCGGGTTGACGACAGGGCGCTATTTATAGCGCCCTTTTTTGTTGCGTCAGTTGTGTGTCCGCTTGCCGCCAGCGCACCGGGAATCCTTCCTTCACAATGCTGCCTCCTGACTTGATGAGGATCAGACATGAGTGCATTGGACGGTAAGGTGGCAATAATCAGCGGCGCCAGCTCGGGGATCGGTAAAGCTGCCGCGCTGCTTTTCGCGCGTATGGGCGCCTCGGTGGTATTGGGGGCGCGGCGTGAGCGGCAGCTCGAACAACTGGCGGAGGAGATTCGCCGTGAGGGAGGAAAGGCGGAGTGGGTGGCGGGAGATGTCCGCGACGAAGCCTTTGCCCGCCAGTTGGTCGACGCGGCGGTTGGCGAGTTTGGCGGTCTGGACGTCGCCTTCAACAACGCCGGCACGTTGGGGCCACTGGGCCCGTCGCTGGCGCTGAGCGGCGGGGAGTGGCGCGACGTTCTGGAGACCAATTTGTCTGGCTGTTACTACAGCGCCAAATATCAAATTCCCGCCATGCTGGAGCGCGGCGCGGGCTCGGTGATCTTCACCTCAACCTTTGTCGGCTACACGGCGGCTTTTCCCGGCACTGCGGCCTATGCCGCCAGCAAGTCGGGATTGATCGGCCTGACGCAGGCGCTGGCGGTGGAGTTTGGCAGCCAGGGGATAAGGGTAAACGCACTGCTGCCCGGCGGCACCGATACGGCGATGGGCAGGCAAATGAGCGACACCCCCGAGGCGTTGCGGCAGGTGGCCAACTTGCATGCGCTGAAGCGCTTGGCCATGCCTGAAGAGATCGCCCGTTCGGCGTTGTACCTGGCGTCGGACGCCTCGTCGTTCGTCACCGGAACCGCCATGCTGGTCGACGGCGGCGTTTCCATTAACCGTAGTTAGCGGTGCGGAACCGTGGCGAATGCGCCACGGTTCCAGGGTGATTACCAGCCTTTCACCGCGTCGCCCTTGTAGATGTCGGCCGCGCTGGCGGCCACTTCGTCGGTCTGGTAGGCCTTGACCAAATCCTTCACCTTTTCGCTGTCTTGGTTATCGATGCGGGTGGCGAAGATATTGACGTAAGGCGAGTTTTTATCTTCGACAAACAGACCGTTCCTGGCCGGTGACAGGCCGATCTGGCTGGCGTAGTTGGTATTGATAATCGCCAGCGCTATCTGTTTGTCGTCCAGTGCGCGCGGCAGCTGTGGCGCTTCGATCTCGACGATTTTCAATTTCTTCGGGTTCCCGACGATATCCAACGCGGTAGGCAGCAAGCCGACGCCGTCTTTCAGAACGATCAACCCCTGTTTTTGCAACAGCAGCAGCGAGCGGCCGAGATTGGTGGGATCGTTCGGCACGGCGATCTGCGCGCCGTCCGGCAGTTGGCTGAGCGAGGTGATTTTTTTCGAGTAACCGGCAATCGGGTAAACGAAGGTATTGCCCACCGCGACCAGCTTGTAGCCGCGCTCCTGAATTTGTTTGTCCAGATAAGGGCGGTGCTGGAAGGCATTAATATCCAGGTCACCGTTGTTCAATGCTTCGTTGGGCAGCACGTAATCATTGAACGTCACCACTTCCACATCCAGGTTGTACTTCTGTTTGGCGACCTTCTGCACCACTGCCCACATCGATTGATCGATGCCGGAGCTGATGCCGACTTTTATATGATGGCTGTCTTGATCCGCCGGCCCGCAGGCGGTCAGCAGCAGGGTGCCGGTTACCGCCAACGTTGCGGCGAGCTTTTTTAGCGTAAATGTCATTTTCCCAGAGTCCTTGTCGAAATAGCCTGCTGGTTATTGCAGGCTGAGTAGTGGCTATGACTCTAGATAGGCAACTGGATAAAACAAAAGACGGATTCACTATGATTAATAGCGATTTGCTATGAGCAAGCTCGGGCGTCGCCGGTCGTGAAATAACGGTTATAGGATTGCTCCGTTTGTGCCCCTGTTCTTCGGTTTGTTTTGACTGCGGATCCACCGGGTTATTATGATGTTCGCAGGCCCGGCAGGGGCAGAATTCACGAAAGGAAAATACAATGCGATTTAACATCTGGAGCAAGGCGCTGCTGCCGCTGGTGGTGTTGGCCTGCGTATCGACGGCGCAGGTGCAGGCGGCGGATCAGAGCCAGCAGGCGGCGGTCGAGCCGATCCCCAAAACGCTGTTGGGTAACTGGCATGTCAGCAAGATTTTGCCGACGCAAACCTTGGGCTGCTGGGACGAAAAGCAGGCAAACAGCCTGGTCGGCGGCAAAATCAGTTACAAGGCCGACGGTTTCAGCTGGAACGGCACCGCGCTGAAAAATCAGGGCGCTACCCTCAGCACGGTCGAGGCGCAGGAGTTTGTCGAGGACAACTCCGGCAGCAGTTCCTACATTGACTTCCCGATGCTGGGCATCAGCACGCCTTCGGTTGAGCGGGTGACAATCCAGCATGCCGACACCGAGATTAAAGGCATCACCGATCAAGGCACCGAAGGCGTACCCGGCGACAACGTGCTGGTGAAAGACGTCAACACGCTGATTCTGTCGGTTTGCAATGTGTGGTTTGAAGTGCAGCGCGTACGCTGAACCCCACAGGCCCCGGCAGCGGGGCCATTCCCGCCAATATCCCCGCCCGATCGCTGCGTTTCTGAACTAAAATTAACCATAACGATATAGCCCTATGGGATATCGGAGCCTCGGCTCTCTACCGAGTCAATGACAGGAGGCGCTATGTGTTATCAACATATTTTAATTACCACAGATCTGAGCGATGACGGCAAACGGCTGGTTGAAAAAGGCGCGTTGCTGGCCGCTGCGCTCAAGGCCAAACTCTCCCTGATCTACGTGGACATTCATTACGATACCTATCATGCGGCGATTGGTTTCTCGGAGAGAAGCTACGACGGTGTGTCTTTCACCGACAAGATCAAAAAAGAGATGGAACCGATGACCCAAAATGTGAATTACCCGATCAACGAGGTGATTATCGGGCGCGGTGATTTTATTAGCGAATTGCAGAACGCGGTGGTGGATAAAGGGATAGATCTGGCGATCTTCGGCCATCATCACGACCTGTGGAGCAACCTGTTTTCATCGACCCGCCATGCCATCAATCAGCTGAACGTCGACGTGCTGGTGATCCCGATTAAGCAATAACGCATAAACAAACCGCGCGGCTGCGCGGTTTGTCGTCTTCCGGCTGCCTATCTTTTGCCTCGTGCTGTGGCAGGCAAATGAATATCTCGTGCTGCAAACTTGCGCATTAGATAAGTAAGTACTAATGTGTAATCATGAATGAAAACGAGATCTTCAAAGCGCTGGCGGATCCCACCCGTCGCGCCATCTTCGAAAAGCTGGCGATTGGCAGCATGAATGCCAGCGCGCTGCGCGAAGGCATGCAAATCAGCCAATCGGCCATGTCCCAACATCTGGCGGTGCTGCGCCATGCCGGGCTGGTGTGCGAGGAGCGGCAGGGCCGTTTCGTCAATTACGAAGTCGATCCCCAGGGCTTGGCACTGATAGCCCGCTGGCTGGATAAGTACCGCGCCTTCTGGCCGGCGCAGATCGACAAATTGAACATTTTTCTCAAGGACATGGACCAATGAACGACACCGGCAGCGAAAAACGGGGCGAGCCTTTGGTCCTCGAATATCGGCTCGACGCGCCACCGGAGAAAGTCTGGCGGGCGATTGGCATTCCTGAGTTGCGCGAACAATGGTTGCCGCCACAAGTCTTGGCCGATGCCGAGCCGGTGGTTTCGATACCGGGTGAAGAAATCCGCTATCGGCTGCGCGATGACGAACCGCCATTCCTGGAAAGCACGGTGACGTTGCAAATCCGGCCCGGCGCCGATGGCGGCAGCCTGTTGCGCATTATCCATCGACTGGACGACGCTCGCCTGACGGCGGCCAACGACAGCGGGCAGCCCCTTATGCGCGCCGCCTGACCCCTTTATTCATCAACCGTATCTGCAAAATGGAGTTCACCTATGCGTGAAGCGATGCTGCTCGTCCCGACGGTGGTAGAACGATCCAGCCAGGGGGAAAGATCCTTTGATATTTACTCGCGGTTGTTGCGCGATCGCATCATCTTTCTGAATGGCGAAGTCAACGACGCCCTCGCCGAATTGGTCTGCGCGCAGTTGCTGTTTCTCGAGGCGGAGAACCCGGAAAAACCCATTCATCTCTACATCAACTCGCCCGGTGGCGCCATTACCAGCGGCTTCGCCATTTATGACACCATGCGATTCATCAACGCGCAGGTGCATACGCTGTGCATGGGAACCGCCCGCTCGATGGGATCGTTTCTGCTGATGGCGGGGGAGCCGGGCCACCGGGCGGCATTGCCCAATGCCAGCCTGCATGTTCATCAGCCGCTGGGCGGCTTTCAGGGCCAGGCATCGGATATTTTCATTCATGCCGAAGAGATGCGGCGCACCAAAAAGCGGGTGATCCGGCTGTATGCCGAACATTGCGGCCACAGCGATGAAGAGGTCGAACAAGCGCTGGATCGCGATCGCTTTATGACGGCCGACGAGGCGGTTGAGTGGGGGCTGGTGGATCGGGTATTGGTGCGACGGTAGCCGCGGTGAGGGGAAAACTTCACCTGTGCCACAGGATGTGGCGTATTTTGCGGGGTGAGTTTTAGTCGGGGATTGCGTATAATTAAGCTATATTTTGTTGGGTCCCAAGATAAGGTATTTTCAGTGAAAAAGACCAGTCTGCAAGCCAAAGTAGCCTACTGTGCCAAGACACGTCGTTCTAACTACGTTGCCAGTCTGCGTTTAGAAGGTTATGAAGTCACAGAGGCGGAGTCTAAACGCGAGCTACCCGAACGCGAAGCTGTTTTACGCACGTATCGGAAACTGGCCTGACTGTTGGACAAGTACGGTACTGGACAAGATCCCTATTGTTACCCTGGTAGTAGCACGCTACGTAATCGGTTAAACCTTAAGGATGATGTGTTACTTGTACAGGCCGAACGTGATCTTTCAGAGATTGCGGCCGAGCAGATCGATTTTTCCCTTCCCCCTTATGATCTGAGCTACCTTCAGCAAATTCACCATAGCTTATTTTCCGATATTTATGATTGGGCTGGTGAGCTTCGCACTATTGACATCTCAAAGGGCGACACGCGTTTTTGCAGCCTTACTCGAATCGAGCCCGAGGCTGCAAAAATCTTTAACATCATGGCGCGAAAGGATTGGTTTGAAGGGTGGGAGCGTTCAGCCTTGGTCGATGCAGTGGCCGAGCAATTTGGCGATCTGAACATGATCCATCCTTTTCGGGAGGGTAACGGGAGAGCTCAACGCGTTCTGTTCGAACATATCATCGTCAACGCGGGTTTTACGATCAGTTGGTGGCCCGTCGAAGAGGCTGAGTGGATACGCGCTAACATAGCGGCGGTCATTTGTGACTACGGGCCATTGAAAGTGGTGTTTGAGAAATGCATTGGGGAGCCGATCGGTGAGCAGAACTAAACGTTTTGCCGTTAAATAAAAATCCACGCAATTGCGTGGATTTTATGAGGTTTGCCCGTCTTTATGAGATTCACTAAAACCTCATAAGACAACAGCTGAAGCTTAGACGTTGAAATGTCATTTAATATTTATCTAATTGATATTAATTGATTTTGTTTTCAGTTGTTATTTTTATACTCACACCTGTACTCATTTCGGTTGATGCTGTTAACTGAGGTTAATTATCACAGCGCTAACCAACTCTTGTTCATCCTGCTAGAATGGTATTATTTATTTTATTTATCAACGCATTGCTCTGGCCGGGTTATCAAATACTTGATGAGTGCCAAGTGTTGTTGTAAGCATATCCTCGGGACAATATCTTATCTGACAGATAGATTTTTGCTAGACGCGGACATTTCTACGCCATTGATACCTCAATCAATGGAGAGAAGGTCAGATTTCATTTAATGATCAGCAGGCATAGATTTCTGAGGACGTTAGTCAAAAAAGGGAGACTCAATGCCAGATATTAATTCACACAATTCTGCACAGACTTTACCTCAGGAGCGGGAAACGCTGTATCACTTGGTCTGGCGGGAGCCTGCGGAGCGTATAACTGCGCTGTATGGCATTAGTACTGAGTTATTGGCGAAGCGATGCAGCGAAATGTGTATACCCAGGCCGCTTGCTGGTTACTGGAAAGCGCTAGCTAAAGGGAGCGCACCTGCAATCCCGGCGCTGCCTGCCCTGAAAAAGGGAAGGGCGGTAAAGGTACTTGAGAATCACAACCCATCAGTGCAACCTTCTGCCATTGTTGTATCAAAATCAGTGTCTTCAGTAACCCGAAAGCAAGCTCCTGTTACAGGTAATGGTTATGGACTGATAAATGATCTCAAAAAGTATTTGCCAGCCTCCTCGGTTACAGAAGATGGCTATTACAAGCCTACGAAAAAGAAATTACTGGATCTCAACGTTTCTGATACGGGATTTGATAGTGCAATGGAATTTCTGAGTCGCTTCTTTGATGCCCTGGGGAAAAAGGGGTACCGTGTTACGTTGGATGCGCCGGGAGAAAGGTTGAATCGTGCGGATATTGATATTAAGGAAGATCCGAAAGGGGGAGGATATCGCTGGGGCAATTTATGGCGGCCTTATACGCCAAGTATTATTTGTGTTGGGGATATGTACTTTGCGTTTAATCTTGCTGAAATGACGGAGTATGTCCCAGCGAAAAAAGTCAAAAATCGCTATGTCCGTGATGAACAGATGGGACGATGGATGCGGGGAAAAAATAGTGAGCTTTTTCTTCACGTATCAAAACATACTTTGCCTACTGGGCGATTTTTGTTGCAGCTTTACTCGCCTTATTCTTCCGCAAAATGGTTACTTCAGTTCCGGCAGACAAAGCAGTGTGGATTGATTAGTCAGATCCCTCAGATGATTTCGGCGATGCAGGAGTCTGTTCCGCTAATTTCAAAGCAATTAGAAAAGGCCAGAATCGAAGCTGATGAGTGGCGCATTCAGAGTGAGCGGGAACATGCTATATATCTGGAAAAGGAGCGAATAAGGCAGGAAGAAAAAGCGTACAGAGCCAGTCGTACCGAGCTGAAATCCATTATGGTTCAGTGGACTGAAGACAAACAGCTGGAACAGTTTTTTCACGAGGCAGAGTTAGACGCAGCCATGCTTGATGAGCAGCAGAAGATACAGGTCATAGAGCGCCTGCAACTAGCCCGTCAGTTCCTGTCTGAGGATACGGCGATTGAGCGATTGTTAAAGTGGGAAACGCCAGAAGAGCGTTTAAACAAAGGATGAGTCTATTTCCTCGTCATATTAGTAAATTTATCTTTTCTTTCTGATTCAAGTTTGGCTATAACCGGAGCTAATGAAGTTTGTGAAAAGGCTTATCTGAAATACACATTCTTCCGGGACCAGCGGCTTTTGATGAATAGAGAATGGTGAAAGTAATGAGTTCACTGATGTTAAAGCGTTCCGGCTAGCCCGAGGAAAGCGGGTAGTTCAGCCCAATTGCTGCCAGTAATTGAGGGGGATAGCTTGTTCACTGCATGGGGTATTAGCAGCACGTCTTTAGCCTTAGTTATCGTCCTCATGAAGTAATATAAATATCACACAATTTAATTGTATGTTACGCATTTACACTCTTTTTGGCGGTTTGAATTGCCAAGAAAATTAAGGCATTAATAACATTTCTGCACGGCATGGAGATAAAACAATGGAGATGGACAACTGGTGGTTTGGCTGGAAGGGGGTCACCCCCGAACGCCCCTGTCCAGGCAAGGTTGTGTTGATGGTTGGTGCAGGGATTTCCATAGAGTCCCCCACGCAGCTACCCGGCGGATACGCACTAACGGAGGCACTGCTCGACCATTTGCTTGACAGCCGAGCGGTTTCCGAAATTAAAACGGTGTTTAGCCAATGTTAACAGTGGATGGGGTGGAGCCTACCGCGCCTAGAACACGTGCTTGATAAAGCTTTTGAACCTTCAACCGTTGAAGTCGTTGAGCGTAGCTGTGCTGCACGCGAACTGCTGCGCATCTTTTCCCTACATCTCCCGAATGCGAATCATCACCTGATTGCCGATTACCTGATTAAGCAGCGCAGCTGGTGCATTACCACCAATTTTGATAACTGCATCGAACGGGCTGGTCGTCATCAGATCCCTGTGCACGTCATCGATCCTGATACCAAAACCTTTGACATCCTGCACCGGGAATACGGTGAAGACTGGGGCATCATCAAAGTGCATGGCACCATCGAGCACGCTGCTCGGGGCTTGGCGCAACGCTTGCAGACCTAGAACATGGACTGCCTGAAGCGTTCAACACACTTCTTGAACAGGTTACAAATCAGGCTGATTTAATGGTGGTCGCAGGCTATAGTGGCACCGACCATTTCGACATTAATCACTGGATTCGCG is a window of Serratia plymuthica DNA encoding:
- a CDS encoding ArsR/SmtB family transcription factor is translated as MNENEIFKALADPTRRAIFEKLAIGSMNASALREGMQISQSAMSQHLAVLRHAGLVCEERQGRFVNYEVDPQGLALIARWLDKYRAFWPAQIDKLNIFLKDMDQ
- a CDS encoding SRPBCC family protein — its product is MNDTGSEKRGEPLVLEYRLDAPPEKVWRAIGIPELREQWLPPQVLADAEPVVSIPGEEIRYRLRDDEPPFLESTVTLQIRPGADGGSLLRIIHRLDDARLTAANDSGQPLMRAA
- a CDS encoding universal stress protein, producing MCYQHILITTDLSDDGKRLVEKGALLAAALKAKLSLIYVDIHYDTYHAAIGFSERSYDGVSFTDKIKKEMEPMTQNVNYPINEVIIGRGDFISELQNAVVDKGIDLAIFGHHHDLWSNLFSSTRHAINQLNVDVLVIPIKQ
- a CDS encoding YhfG family protein translates to MKKTSLQAKVAYCAKTRRSNYVASLRLEGYEVTEAESKRELPEREAVLRTYRKLA
- a CDS encoding Fic/DOC family protein — its product is MDKYGTGQDPYCYPGSSTLRNRLNLKDDVLLVQAERDLSEIAAEQIDFSLPPYDLSYLQQIHHSLFSDIYDWAGELRTIDISKGDTRFCSLTRIEPEAAKIFNIMARKDWFEGWERSALVDAVAEQFGDLNMIHPFREGNGRAQRVLFEHIIVNAGFTISWWPVEEAEWIRANIAAVICDYGPLKVVFEKCIGEPIGEQN
- a CDS encoding ATP-dependent Clp protease proteolytic subunit; the protein is MREAMLLVPTVVERSSQGERSFDIYSRLLRDRIIFLNGEVNDALAELVCAQLLFLEAENPEKPIHLYINSPGGAITSGFAIYDTMRFINAQVHTLCMGTARSMGSFLLMAGEPGHRAALPNASLHVHQPLGGFQGQASDIFIHAEEMRRTKKRVIRLYAEHCGHSDEEVEQALDRDRFMTADEAVEWGLVDRVLVRR